In the genome of Anabaena cylindrica PCC 7122, the window ATAGGTGTTTTAGCTAACTCTTTTAATCAACTCATTAATTCGGTGAAGGAACTATTACAGCAGCAACAGATCGCTAATGCTACACTTGTAGCTGATAAAGAAACTCTGGAACAAAATGTTCAAGAAAGAACCCAGGAACTTAGGGAAAAAAATACTGACCTACAACAGATTCTAGAGGAACTACAACACACTCAAGTCCAAATGGTACAAAGTGCAAAAATGTCCGCCTTGGGCCAAATGGTTGCAGGTATCGCACACGAAATCAATAATCCAGTTAATTTTATCTTTGGTAATCTCACTCATGTTGATGAATATGCTAAAAGTATGCTGGAATTTGTACAACTTTACCAACAGTACTATCCTGACCCAATTTCTGAAATTGAAACTAAGGCTAAAGAAATTGATCTAGAGTTTATCCAGGAAGATTTACCGAAAATACTTGCTTCTCTGAATATGGGTGCTGAACGCATTCGCAACATTGTCTTATCTCTTCGCAACTTCTCACGGATAGATGAAGCAGATTTCAAAGCAGTAGACATTCATGAAGGTATTGATAGCACATTGTTGATCTTACAACATTCTCTGAAAGAAAAACATGACCGCCCAGCCATTCAAGTTATCAAAGAATATAGTGATTTGCCTAGGATAGAGTGCTATCCTGGACAACTTAATCAGGTATTTATGAATATTCTTTCTAACGCGATTGATGCTCTAGATGAGGTCGATGCTGGGCGAAATTATGAGCAAATGCAAGCAAATCCTAGCCAAATTATTATCCGCACTTCTTTGGTGGATTCACGATTAGTGCAAATTACCATTGCTGATAATGGAACTGGTATTTGTGAAGAGGTACAAAACAAGATTTTTAATCCATTCTTTACAACTAAAAATGTTGGCAAAGGGACAGGTTTAGGAATGTCTATCAGCTACCAAATCATCACGGAAAAACATCATGGTAAGCTAAATTGTGTTTCTCAACATGGAAAGGGAACAGAATTTATCATTCATTTGCCGACCAAACATACATAAACCTCATCCAGGTTGAGAAGCTGGAGTTTTTCAAAAGAGAACTCTTAACAGGGAACAACCCGGATTCCTATATATTTTGTACTTTTACTAAATCTGATAAACTATCTTAAATTTACGATTTAATAAAAGCTGATAGCGCCAGGCTAATAATTAATTTATGAATGAAGTCTTATTTAGTATTGAAAATCTGCGTGTAGCTTATCCACAACGTAGTGGGGAAGAAGCAAGTTGGGCAATTGATGATGTATCTTTTATCCTCCAACCCGGTGAAAGAATGGGTTTGGTGGGAGAGTCAGGTTGTGGTAAATCCACAATTGGCAAGGCTGTGATGCGTTTGTTACCTTCCTCTAGTCGTATTGAGGGAAAAGTAAATTTTCACGGACAATCAGTATTAGATTTAACAGTAAACCAGATGCGAAAGTTTCGCGGAGAGTCGATAGCACTGATTTTTCAAGATCCAATGACGCGACTTGATCCACTAATGAGCATTGGTAATCATTGTATTGAAACGCTTCAGGCTCATTCACCAGAGTTATCAAAACAGCAAGCCAAGGAAAAAGCACTGGCAACCTTAGAAAAGGTGAAAATTCCCGCTAGTCGCTGGAGTCAGTATCCCCATGAGTTTAGCGGTGGAATGCGTCAACGGGTGGCGATCGCACTGGCGCTCCTTCTCAATCCTAAACTAATTGTGGCTGATGAACCTACAACTAGCTTAGATGTTACCGTTTCTGCCCAAATTTTACAAGAATTAACCCGATTATGTGGTGAAGAGAATATGGGTTTATTGCTGATTTCCCATGATTTAGCAATGGTGGGTGAATATTGCGATCGCATCGGTGTGATGTATCAAGGTAAAATAGTAGAAATGGGGAAAACAGAAACTGTATTTAAACAACCCCAACACGAATATACTCAATCTCTCCTCAAAGCAGCTTTACACATTCAGGCAGAACAGGAAGCAGAATCAGAAAACCAGGAAAAACCTATACTATCCCCGATTTTAAAAGTTACAGAACTCAAACAACATTATACCATTGAACCTAACTTTATTGAACGCCTATTTAAAGGAGAAGGTCAAACAATTAAAGCTGTAGATGGGATTAATTTAGAACTATATCCAGGGGAAATATTAGGATTAGTTGGTGAGTCTGGTTGTGGTAAAAGTACACTTTCTAGAACTATTTTACAATTAATTCGCCCTACATCTGGGAAAGTTGAATTTTTAGGCAGGGAATTAACTAATTTATCACGCCAAGAAATTCGCTCTTCCCGGCGAGAAATACAAATGATGTTTCAAGATCCTCATGCTTGTTTAAATCCAGCCATGACGGTAGGACAAAGTATTGCTGATCCTTTATTAATTCACAATTTAGCTAATACTGGAGCAGCAAAAGAACAGGTTTTGTGGATGTTAGATAAAGTGGGATTATCACCAGCAGAAATTTATTATCAGCGTTATCCTTCTGATTTATCTGGGGGACAACAACAACGGGTAGCGATCGCACGCGCCTTAATTACTCGTCCTAAACTAGTCATCTGCGATGAACCCGTAAGTATGTTAGACGCTAGTGTGCAGACACAAGTTCTAGATTTGATGTTGCAACTAAAAGCCGAATTTGAGCTAACTTACCTATTCATCACCCATGATTTGTGGTTAGCGCGGTTTTTGTGCGATCGCATCGCCGTCATGAATAGCGGTAAAATAGTTGAACTAGGCATCACCAAAGAAATTTTCTCTAATCCCCAACACCCCTACACCAAAACTCTCCTAGCCGCTGCACCCCTATTAGCGAAAGCTTAATATTAGGAGTTCGGAGTTCGGAGTTCGGAGTTCGGAGTCAGAATAAAATTACCAATTACCAATTATCAATTACCAAAGTAATTAATGTCTAAAAATTCACCCTCAAAACCTTACACAACTAATACAAATCCATCAGATAAATGGCAAGAAAGAATAGCACAAATAGCATATCGCTTCAATCGACAATATCAAAATCAACCCTTTGAAGTACCAGAAGAAGTACAAGCAATGCCAATATTTCAGGAATGGAAAACTGGCTTATTAGGCGATAGGATAGTATCACCTTTTTGGGAAATCGCTCAAATTCAAAAAAACCAACACTGCTTAGATATTGGTTGCGGTGTCAGCTTTTTAATCTATCCTTGGCGAGATTGGCAAGCATTTTTTTATGGGCAGGAAATTAGTAATATAGCCAGAGATACTCTCAATTCCCGTGGTTCACAATTAAACTCCAAACTTTTTAAAGGTGTGGAATTAGGAGCATCACATTATCTAAACTACGCTTCAGATCAATTTGATTTAGTCATAGCTACAGGATTTAGTTGTTATTTTCCCTTAGAATATTGGCAAGCCGTTTTACTAGAAGTCAAACGGGTATTGAAACCAGATGGACATTTTGTATTTGACATCCTAAATTCAGAACAGCCTTTAGCAGAAGATTGGGCAGTTCTAGAAACTTATTTAGGTGCTGAAGTATTTCTAGAATCTGGGACTGAATGGGAAAAAACCATTAAAACAGCGGGTGGTAAAGTAGTCAAACGTCAATTAGGAGAATTATTCGAGTTGTACAAAGTTCGGTTTTGAGAGAAAATTTAGGGAATTAATTATAGCAACCCTATATCCTTCAAGCTGCTGCGTGTAATCTCGATTCTGGCAGCTAGATCATCTCGTTTATTGATGTCAATATTCGTAGCAAAAAAGTAGACATTTTTGTTTTGTTCCAAATAGCCAACAAACCAACCTATTTGTGGTTTATTAGTAATTGACCACCCTGTCTTAGCACGTAGCGTGTAGTCTGGAGTCTGTTCCCGCACCATAATATCTTTAACAACATCCATTGTTCGTTTTGTAAAAGGTAAATTACCTGCATACAATCGTTGCAAAAAATTAATTTGGGCCTTGGGTGTAATTTTCAATGGACTTTGCAGCCAGAAACGATCAATATCTGCGGCAGTGCCAATTTGACGGTTGCCATAGCCAACTTTATCAATCCATTGCTGCATTCTTTCATATCCAATTCTACGTGCTAGAACTTGGTAAAACCAGACAGTGGAATTTTTGAAGGCTTGACGTAAATTCGTATCTTGATTCCAACCCTCAAAATCCCGGTGAATTCCATCCCAAGTTAGGACAGCCACATCATCAGCAATCACACCCGTTTCTAAAGCCGTCAAGGCGTTGAAAATCTTGAAAGTTGAAGCCGGAGTCATTGCTGTGGCATTGCGCTGAGGATTGTGTTCGTAGGTGAGATTGTTCTTTGAGTCATAAATTATGATCGATCCTTCAACCCCAAATTTTTGGAAATGCCGTCCTAAATCTGGGACTTTAACACTCACTTTTGCTGAATGTGCAGATGAGTGAGAAGAGGGTTGAGCCTGGACATATATTGATCCTAAGCTAATAATAATTATGACTGTGAACACAAAACTGAGCGATTGCGCGGAGCGCAGCACCAGAGATGATCGCCAAATACGAAACAAAATTTTCTCTCCATTTAGATTAAAGTACAATCAACAGAAAACCGAATAAATTTTCCGGTGACAGTGTATTATTTGTAAATATTTTACTAAGAATTTTGCCCAAATAGCCGCAATGACCATCCGCCATGCCACAGAAACAGACTTACCGACAATTGTAGATATTTATAACGCTGCTGTTCCTAGCCGCATGGCCACAGCCGATTTAGAACCTGTATCTGTGGAAAGTCGCATGGCTTGGTTTAAAGGACGAGTACCCTCACAACGCCCTCTGTGGATCATTGAGGTAGATGATGCGATCGCTGGATGGCTAAGTTTCCAATCATTTTATGGCAGACCAGCTTACCATTCCACAGCCGAAATTAGTATTTACATTTCCCCAAACTTTCAAAAACGTGGTTTAGGAAAGCAACTAGTAGAACAAGCAATCAACGAAAGTCCGAATTTAGGTTTAAAAACGTTAGTTAGCTTTATTTTTGCCCATAATTACCCCAGTTTGAAGCTATTTGAAAAATTTGGCTTTCAACATTGGGGGCATTTGCCCAAAATAGCCGATTTAGCTGGTGTAGAAAGGGATTTAATTATTATGGGGTTGCGAGTTGGGGAACCAGAATAAAGAATACCTTAACTAGCCATCACCAACTGCGTACACGAAATCGTATAACAATATTTTTAAGTCCTGAGTCCTGAGATTGACCAAATAATTACTAATTCGTAATACCGCTACGCGGACGCAAGCTACGTAATTCGTAATTAAAGAGGGTACAAGCCCCCACTAAATCCAAGATTTAGTGGTCTACAATCAGTGATAGGTTCAAGCCTCCACTGATTGCAATTACAAATTACGTTCGCATAGCCTGCCGGAGGCATTATTATCAATTACGAATTATTGTAACTAGCCACCACTCAACACTCAGCACCGAAGCCGCAAACAGAATTTTTATCGAGCAGTTAAAGTATCAAAGTTGTATTCAGTACCAACTTTTAGCTGATTAGCATTGTACTTAGGAGACATCAACAAAGAAGTGTCGTAAGGATTCGGTAAATCAGGGGTACGAAGATATGGATCATTCATACTTTGTTGGGTGAGAACATCACGATAAAGAGTATTAACCAACGCAGCATCTTTCGCTATTTCATTATCAGGGAAAGTTGTTCCAAACTTACCTCCCGGCCCCAGCAAGGAATCTACCTGACGCTTTAAACTGCCATTATCGTAAAAGTTAGGATCATGGCGAAAATAAGCTCTCTCGAAACTATCACTCGTTGTTTCATAACTATCTGCTTGCATCTGAGCAACTGCAACTACAGGAAAAGCAGTACTAGTAGTCAGGAGTACTAATAATCCACCAAAGCCTTGCCATTTTATACCCATATTTACTACTCCTCAATTTTTGGTCGAATCTTAATTTATGCTTAGTCTCAGAACTCTCATGAGTTTAACCTTTGGTGTAGCACAACTTTTAACTGTTTGTAATGTCTAATTCTACTGAAACATCTAACCAATCGGATATTTGGGCAACTACTACTGATTTAACAACCCTACGTCAGAAGTTACTAGATTTATTTTGCCAACTTGCTTATCAAGAAGGTGATTTTGTTCTTTCTTCTGGACAGCAGAGTTCTTACTATATTAACGGTAAACAAGTAACACTCCACCCTCAAGGTGCTTTGGCAGTAGGCAGACTTTTGTTACAACTCTTACCGAAAGATACACAAGCAGTAGCAGGTTTAACCTTGGGGGCTGACCCCATAGTTTCAGCGGTGAGTGTAGTTTCCGTCTATGAAAATCGACCCATACCAGCTTTGATTATTCGCAAAGAAGCTAAAGGTCATGGAACAATGGCTTATATAGAAGGACCTAGTTTGCCACAAGGTGCAAAAGTAGTGGTTTTAGAAGACGTTGTTACTACTGGGCAATCTGCACTGAAAGCTGTAGAACGATTACAAGCAGCAGGTTATACAGTCAATAGAGTAATTTCTTTGATAGACCGATTACAAGGGGGAGCGGAGTTATATCAGTCTAATGGGTTGCAATTTGATGTCCTGTTTTCAATTCGGGATTTACAAGAACGTTACCAGCAGATACTCACGAAAGTTTCAAATCATTAGTAATCGGCAAATACCTTAGAGACGTTCCAGGGAACGTCTCCACAGTCAGGAATAAAGCGCGGTTTAATAGTGTCTTTTTGGTAAGTATGCAACTTTTAAGTGCGTACTTTTCATCTTATAGGGGAACATATTAAACTGTATAGTACTCCTAAATACAGCAGATTGCAGATCAATAAGGTACAAAATCAAAATTTAACCCTAAACACCAAGCCATTTTTACTCCTGACTCCTGAATTCTGCTGTAATTTATGAACTTAGTAGGACTTAATATAATGTCTCAAAATACGATTAACTACATAATTCATGACGGAAATCTACGCGGTCGTAGTCAAATTGACTGGCTCGATAGCTATCATACATTTTCCTTCAGTCACTTTCATGATCCCAAACGCATGGGATTTCGTTCTTTAAGAGTGATTAATGATGACCGCATTGCTGCTGGGGCTGGATTTCCTACTCACGGACATCGAGATATGGAAATCCTCACCTATGTTGTATCAGGTGCAGTTGAACATAAAGATAGTTTGGGTACAGGTTCAGTAATTCGTCCCGGTGACGCACAGATTATGAGTGCGGGTACTGGTATCATGCACAGCGAATTTAATCACTCCAAAACTGAAGAGTTACATTTATTGCAAATCTGGATGTTACCAGACACATCAGGATTATCACCAAGGTATGAGCAAAAGGCTTTTTCTGCGGCAGAAAAGCGAGGAAAACTGAGATTAATCGCAGCTAAAGATGGACGTGATGATGCTGTGACTATTCACCAAGATATTGATTTATACGCATCTATTTTAGAAAAGGGTGATGTTGTCAATTATCATGTCCAACCTCATCGTTATGCCTGGCTACAAATAGCGGCAGGTGAAGCAACTTTCAATGGTCAAGAACTAAGAGCCGGTGACGGAGTACAAATTACTGGAGAACAAAAACTAGAAATTAGTACAAATCTCAGTGCGGAAATCTTGCTTTTTGACTTAGCTTAGAGAACTCCACAAAAAAGATGATCCAATCTTGT includes:
- a CDS encoding pirin family protein; protein product: MSQNTINYIIHDGNLRGRSQIDWLDSYHTFSFSHFHDPKRMGFRSLRVINDDRIAAGAGFPTHGHRDMEILTYVVSGAVEHKDSLGTGSVIRPGDAQIMSAGTGIMHSEFNHSKTEELHLLQIWMLPDTSGLSPRYEQKAFSAAEKRGKLRLIAAKDGRDDAVTIHQDIDLYASILEKGDVVNYHVQPHRYAWLQIAAGEATFNGQELRAGDGVQITGEQKLEISTNLSAEILLFDLA
- a CDS encoding ATP-binding protein; this encodes MSKFSFRYRLLSLGIGQRISLGYALVLSIAVFGTVTGFSIGSYYYEQAFLQEKHTRNEVELLHRLQASLLRTRTYQQQLIPWLSNPKQFREEYAHITYHQTEIQKSWDELKNFVENEPPSDYKLHSPEVPELLKTYAGIPELYLRELDSRMRQISLLNLESPTEFAQAQTILLQFTNGDLAIRYDGISDNLVEIIQNSYEISHQAERMLAHSNNIAQGIVISSIGLSMAISIILAIVTSRAIAKPIQSLTNIARRSTEESNFDLQATIECHDEIGVLANSFNQLINSVKELLQQQQIANATLVADKETLEQNVQERTQELREKNTDLQQILEELQHTQVQMVQSAKMSALGQMVAGIAHEINNPVNFIFGNLTHVDEYAKSMLEFVQLYQQYYPDPISEIETKAKEIDLEFIQEDLPKILASLNMGAERIRNIVLSLRNFSRIDEADFKAVDIHEGIDSTLLILQHSLKEKHDRPAIQVIKEYSDLPRIECYPGQLNQVFMNILSNAIDALDEVDAGRNYEQMQANPSQIIIRTSLVDSRLVQITIADNGTGICEEVQNKIFNPFFTTKNVGKGTGLGMSISYQIITEKHHGKLNCVSQHGKGTEFIIHLPTKHT
- the blaOXA gene encoding class D beta-lactamase, whose protein sequence is MFRIWRSSLVLRSAQSLSFVFTVIIIISLGSIYVQAQPSSHSSAHSAKVSVKVPDLGRHFQKFGVEGSIIIYDSKNNLTYEHNPQRNATAMTPASTFKIFNALTALETGVIADDVAVLTWDGIHRDFEGWNQDTNLRQAFKNSTVWFYQVLARRIGYERMQQWIDKVGYGNRQIGTAADIDRFWLQSPLKITPKAQINFLQRLYAGNLPFTKRTMDVVKDIMVREQTPDYTLRAKTGWSITNKPQIGWFVGYLEQNKNVYFFATNIDINKRDDLAARIEITRSSLKDIGLL
- a CDS encoding class I SAM-dependent methyltransferase, whose amino-acid sequence is MSKNSPSKPYTTNTNPSDKWQERIAQIAYRFNRQYQNQPFEVPEEVQAMPIFQEWKTGLLGDRIVSPFWEIAQIQKNQHCLDIGCGVSFLIYPWRDWQAFFYGQEISNIARDTLNSRGSQLNSKLFKGVELGASHYLNYASDQFDLVIATGFSCYFPLEYWQAVLLEVKRVLKPDGHFVFDILNSEQPLAEDWAVLETYLGAEVFLESGTEWEKTIKTAGGKVVKRQLGELFELYKVRF
- the pyrE gene encoding orotate phosphoribosyltransferase, with product MSNSTETSNQSDIWATTTDLTTLRQKLLDLFCQLAYQEGDFVLSSGQQSSYYINGKQVTLHPQGALAVGRLLLQLLPKDTQAVAGLTLGADPIVSAVSVVSVYENRPIPALIIRKEAKGHGTMAYIEGPSLPQGAKVVVLEDVVTTGQSALKAVERLQAAGYTVNRVISLIDRLQGGAELYQSNGLQFDVLFSIRDLQERYQQILTKVSNH
- a CDS encoding dipeptide ABC transporter ATP-binding protein, with the translated sequence MNEVLFSIENLRVAYPQRSGEEASWAIDDVSFILQPGERMGLVGESGCGKSTIGKAVMRLLPSSSRIEGKVNFHGQSVLDLTVNQMRKFRGESIALIFQDPMTRLDPLMSIGNHCIETLQAHSPELSKQQAKEKALATLEKVKIPASRWSQYPHEFSGGMRQRVAIALALLLNPKLIVADEPTTSLDVTVSAQILQELTRLCGEENMGLLLISHDLAMVGEYCDRIGVMYQGKIVEMGKTETVFKQPQHEYTQSLLKAALHIQAEQEAESENQEKPILSPILKVTELKQHYTIEPNFIERLFKGEGQTIKAVDGINLELYPGEILGLVGESGCGKSTLSRTILQLIRPTSGKVEFLGRELTNLSRQEIRSSRREIQMMFQDPHACLNPAMTVGQSIADPLLIHNLANTGAAKEQVLWMLDKVGLSPAEIYYQRYPSDLSGGQQQRVAIARALITRPKLVICDEPVSMLDASVQTQVLDLMLQLKAEFELTYLFITHDLWLARFLCDRIAVMNSGKIVELGITKEIFSNPQHPYTKTLLAAAPLLAKA
- a CDS encoding GNAT family N-acetyltransferase; its protein translation is MTIRHATETDLPTIVDIYNAAVPSRMATADLEPVSVESRMAWFKGRVPSQRPLWIIEVDDAIAGWLSFQSFYGRPAYHSTAEISIYISPNFQKRGLGKQLVEQAINESPNLGLKTLVSFIFAHNYPSLKLFEKFGFQHWGHLPKIADLAGVERDLIIMGLRVGEPE